The Saccharopolyspora gloriosae genome window below encodes:
- a CDS encoding LysR family transcriptional regulator: protein MLNPIHLRTLQECVRTGSFAEAGRALGYTASAVSQQMALLERAVGAPLFERSARSARCTALASRLAERSRDALGALQSLEREVRAMVSGEEGSLRLAGFATANARILPGVLASVIEQRPHAELQLDEGEPDEVVDSVLDGVLDAAVVFEYDLDPRQWPTDLRVDEVVSEPLRLVLPGSHRLAGAAEISLHELADEPWICTRRDTAGARSLVRLAAASGFVPRITFRSNDYSVIRDLVARGMGVAMLPGLALGTGSVRVTRIAGRQPQRRVRALYRKENTNPLLPIALDCLHRAGSELAVLWGPDTAAHHPEPDPRELPAEVPPSPPGGPPDLRWHGVGTGASGTRDSGAER from the coding sequence ATGCTCAACCCGATCCACCTGCGCACCTTGCAGGAATGCGTGCGCACCGGCTCGTTCGCGGAGGCGGGCAGAGCCCTCGGCTACACCGCGTCCGCGGTGTCGCAGCAGATGGCGTTGCTCGAACGCGCCGTCGGAGCACCGCTGTTCGAGCGCTCGGCGCGCAGCGCCCGGTGCACCGCGCTCGCGTCCCGGCTTGCCGAGCGCAGCCGGGACGCGCTGGGCGCGCTGCAATCCCTGGAGCGCGAGGTGCGCGCGATGGTCAGCGGGGAGGAGGGCAGCCTGCGGCTGGCCGGGTTCGCCACCGCCAACGCCCGCATCCTGCCCGGCGTGCTGGCCTCGGTGATCGAGCAGCGCCCGCACGCCGAGCTGCAGCTGGACGAGGGCGAACCGGACGAGGTCGTCGACAGCGTGCTCGACGGGGTGCTCGACGCGGCGGTCGTGTTCGAGTACGACCTGGACCCGCGGCAGTGGCCGACGGACCTGCGCGTGGACGAAGTGGTGTCCGAGCCGCTGCGCCTCGTGCTCCCGGGCTCGCACCGGCTGGCCGGGGCCGCGGAGATCTCGCTGCACGAACTCGCCGACGAACCGTGGATCTGCACCCGCCGCGACACCGCCGGGGCGCGCTCGCTGGTCCGGCTCGCGGCGGCCAGCGGCTTCGTCCCGCGCATCACCTTCCGCAGCAACGACTACTCGGTCATCCGGGACCTGGTGGCCCGCGGCATGGGGGTCGCGATGCTGCCCGGCTTGGCACTCGGGACGGGGTCGGTCCGGGTGACCCGCATCGCCGGGCGGCAGCCGCAGCGCCGGGTGCGCGCCCTGTACCGCAAGGAGAACACCAACCCGCTGCTGCCCATCGCACTGGACTGCCTGCACCGGGCGGGCTCCGAGCTCGCCGTGCTCTGGGGACCGGACACCGCGGCGCACCACCCCGAACCGGATCCGCGGGAGCTGCCGGCGGAGGTGCCCCCGTCGCCACCCGGTGGTCCGCCTGATCTGCGGTGGCACGGCGTCGGCACCGGAGCGTCGGGGACTCGGGACAGCGGAGCGGAGCGGTGA
- a CDS encoding thiamine pyrophosphate-dependent enzyme, which produces MSQGSDHVEQIDEHFLSAVQALTGPPAGAGPPRPDVAGAPGASSAPQLLALFDAQAGSRHLDFAARELGRRKLGYYSIGSSGHESNAAVAAALRPTDPALLHYRSGGFYLRRAHQVPGRDPVRDVLLGVVASAEEPISAGRHKVFGHGELGIIPQTSTIASHLPRAMGLAFSVGRAERLDVTSEWPADAVVVSSFGDASANHSTALGAINAAAHCAHQGLPMPLLLVCEDNGLGISVRTPPEWVASAHSRHPGIRYSAVDGADPAQCLETAAELAEWVREHRRPALLHLRTVRLMGHAGSDVESGYRTRSEILADYDRDPLLATAAALIHRGVRSPAEVLDRYESWRAEVARIAEEVLSRPKLADRAEVMAAIAPADPGAVRDRAAHRTAQRARHFGENAPESAGPLTLAESINRGLADALATDPGTLVFGEDVAGKGGVYGVTRGLRRAFGGLRVFDTLLDEQSILGTALGAGLAGMVPVPEIQYLAYLHNAADQLRGEAATLGFFSNGRFRNPMVVRIAGYGYQKGFGGHFHNDNSVAALRDIPGLVVASPSCPDDAAAMLRTCIAAARVDGRVCAFLEPIALYHERDLHEPGDNAWLARYPAPGDGHVPIGSARTHGSGDELTLVTFGNGVPRCLRVARRLEREGVGVRVLDLRWLSPLPTEDLLTAAMATGRVLVADETRRSGGVSEPVVTALVDAGFTGSIARVTSADSFIPLGGAAQHVLLSEDSIEGAARDLLRRSTR; this is translated from the coding sequence ATGAGCCAGGGCAGCGATCACGTCGAGCAGATCGACGAGCACTTCCTGTCGGCGGTGCAGGCGCTCACCGGTCCCCCCGCCGGAGCGGGACCGCCGCGTCCCGACGTCGCGGGCGCACCGGGTGCGAGCTCGGCGCCGCAGTTGCTGGCACTGTTCGACGCGCAAGCGGGCAGCAGGCACCTGGACTTCGCCGCGCGCGAGTTGGGTCGCCGCAAGCTCGGCTACTACAGCATCGGTTCCTCCGGCCACGAGTCGAACGCGGCGGTGGCCGCGGCCCTGCGCCCCACCGATCCGGCGCTGCTGCACTACCGCTCCGGCGGGTTCTACCTGCGCCGGGCGCACCAGGTACCGGGCCGGGACCCGGTGCGCGACGTACTGCTCGGCGTGGTCGCCTCGGCCGAGGAACCGATCTCCGCGGGAAGGCACAAGGTGTTCGGGCACGGCGAGCTCGGGATCATCCCGCAGACCTCCACCATCGCCTCCCACCTGCCTCGGGCGATGGGGCTGGCCTTCTCGGTGGGCCGCGCCGAACGGCTGGACGTCACGTCCGAGTGGCCCGCCGACGCGGTCGTGGTGAGCAGCTTCGGCGACGCCTCGGCGAACCACTCCACCGCGCTCGGCGCGATCAACGCCGCCGCGCACTGCGCGCACCAGGGCTTGCCGATGCCGCTGCTGCTGGTCTGCGAGGACAACGGGCTCGGCATCAGCGTGCGCACCCCGCCGGAGTGGGTGGCCTCGGCGCACTCCCGCCACCCGGGGATCCGCTATTCCGCAGTGGACGGTGCCGATCCCGCTCAGTGCTTGGAAACGGCGGCGGAGCTGGCGGAGTGGGTGCGCGAGCACCGCAGGCCCGCGCTGCTGCACCTGCGCACCGTCCGCCTGATGGGGCACGCGGGGTCCGATGTGGAATCCGGGTACCGGACGCGGTCGGAGATCCTCGCCGACTACGACCGGGACCCGCTGCTGGCCACCGCCGCCGCACTGATCCACCGCGGCGTCCGCTCCCCCGCCGAGGTCCTCGACCGATACGAGTCGTGGCGCGCCGAGGTCGCTCGGATCGCCGAAGAAGTGCTGTCCCGCCCCAAGCTCGCCGACCGGGCCGAGGTGATGGCCGCCATCGCCCCCGCCGATCCCGGCGCGGTGCGAGACCGGGCGGCCCACCGGACCGCGCAGCGCGCACGGCACTTCGGTGAGAACGCACCGGAATCGGCCGGACCGCTCACCCTGGCCGAGTCGATCAACCGCGGCCTGGCCGACGCGCTGGCCACCGATCCGGGCACGCTGGTCTTCGGCGAGGACGTGGCGGGCAAGGGCGGGGTCTACGGGGTGACGCGGGGCTTGCGCCGCGCGTTCGGCGGCCTCCGCGTGTTCGACACGCTGCTCGACGAGCAGAGCATCCTCGGCACCGCGCTCGGCGCGGGCCTCGCCGGGATGGTGCCGGTTCCGGAGATCCAGTACCTGGCCTACCTGCACAACGCGGCCGACCAGTTGCGCGGCGAGGCCGCCACTCTCGGGTTCTTCTCCAACGGCCGGTTCCGCAATCCGATGGTGGTGCGCATCGCGGGTTACGGCTACCAGAAGGGCTTCGGCGGGCACTTCCACAACGACAACTCGGTGGCGGCGCTGCGCGACATCCCCGGCCTGGTGGTCGCCTCCCCGTCCTGCCCGGACGACGCCGCCGCGATGCTGCGCACCTGCATCGCCGCGGCGCGGGTGGACGGCCGGGTGTGCGCGTTCCTGGAACCCATCGCGCTCTACCACGAGCGGGATCTCCACGAGCCGGGCGACAACGCGTGGCTCGCCCGCTACCCGGCGCCCGGCGACGGGCACGTGCCGATCGGCAGCGCCCGCACGCACGGCAGCGGCGACGAGTTGACCTTGGTGACCTTCGGCAACGGCGTGCCGCGCTGCCTGCGGGTCGCGCGGCGGTTGGAGCGCGAAGGTGTCGGTGTCCGCGTGCTGGACCTGCGCTGGCTGAGTCCGCTGCCCACCGAGGACCTGCTCACCGCGGCGATGGCGACCGGGCGGGTGCTGGTGGCCGACGAGACGAGGCGCTCCGGGGGCGTGTCCGAACCGGTGGTGACGGCACTGGTGGACGCCGGTTTCACGGGCTCGATCGCGCGGGTCACCAGTGCGGACAGCTTCATCCCGCTCGGGGGCGCGGCCCAGCACGTGCTGCTGAGCGAGGATTCCATCGAGGGTGCCGCCCGTGACCTCCTCCGCCGAAGCACGAGGTGA
- a CDS encoding GNAT family N-acetyltransferase, which yields MISWRTLTEQDFPLLGSWLAQPHVARWWHHESSAAAVARDFGAAARGEEPSDDLLVFLDGRPVGLLQRSRYGDYPEHAAELAPIIEVPAEAVCLDYFIGDPRLIGAGLGTRVIRSIVEATWHDYPEAPSIVVPVSAANRASWRALEKAGLRRVAEGEMTPDNPLDDRDHYVYEAVRPPAGF from the coding sequence ATGATCAGCTGGCGCACGCTGACCGAGCAGGACTTCCCGCTGCTGGGGAGCTGGCTCGCGCAACCGCACGTGGCCCGGTGGTGGCACCACGAGAGCTCCGCCGCGGCGGTCGCGCGCGATTTCGGGGCGGCGGCGCGCGGCGAGGAGCCGTCGGACGACCTGCTCGTGTTCCTCGACGGGCGGCCGGTGGGCTTGCTGCAACGCAGCAGGTACGGCGACTACCCGGAGCACGCGGCCGAGCTCGCACCGATCATCGAGGTTCCGGCGGAGGCGGTGTGCCTCGACTACTTCATCGGCGATCCGCGGCTGATCGGTGCCGGGCTGGGCACCCGCGTGATCCGGTCGATCGTCGAGGCGACCTGGCACGACTACCCGGAGGCGCCGTCGATCGTGGTGCCCGTGTCCGCCGCCAACCGGGCGTCCTGGCGTGCACTGGAGAAAGCGGGCCTGCGCCGCGTCGCCGAGGGCGAGATGACCCCGGACAACCCGCTCGACGACCGGGACCACTACGTCTACGAGGCGGTCCGCCCACCGGCCGGATTCTGA